From the Bacillaceae bacterium S4-13-56 genome, one window contains:
- a CDS encoding DUF2529 family protein, giving the protein MLKMLSTQITGKFLEIMETEQYHIEDAARSLSQAIIGQGTLYWFGFGEMHALIDEVVHGAETLPSSKIFQSDIELHPMDRVVIATRFADHKDAMSLAKNIQESEAQVISLSAIRNDEHSLKQVADIHINTKITEPLLPLENSRACFPSVMTMLYAYYGLVLTTREILADHEEDE; this is encoded by the coding sequence ATGCTAAAAATGTTGAGTACACAAATCACTGGAAAGTTTTTGGAGATTATGGAAACGGAGCAATATCATATCGAAGATGCTGCTCGATCACTTTCGCAAGCAATAATAGGACAAGGGACCCTTTATTGGTTTGGATTTGGTGAGATGCACGCCCTTATTGATGAGGTTGTACATGGAGCTGAAACGTTGCCATCCTCAAAAATTTTTCAATCTGATATAGAACTTCACCCTATGGATCGGGTAGTTATAGCTACTCGTTTTGCGGACCATAAAGACGCGATGTCCCTTGCTAAAAACATACAAGAATCTGAAGCTCAGGTGATTAGCCTTAGCGCCATCAGAAATGACGAGCATTCGCTTAAGCAAGTAGCTGATATTCATATTAATACAAAGATTACTGAGCCACTACTTCCATTAGAAAACAGCCGCGCTTGTTTCCCTTCTGTTATGACAATGCTTTATGCGTATTACGGACTTGTGTTAACTACGAGAGAAATATTAGCCGATCATGAGGAAGATGAGTGA
- the fba gene encoding class II fructose-1,6-bisphosphate aldolase, with product MPLVSMKEMLEKAKEERYAVGQFNINNLEFTQAILQAAQEENSPVILGVSEGAARYMGGFKLIVGIVKDLMEEYKVTVPVAIHLDHGSSFEKCAEAIQAGFTSVMIDGSHFPLEENIALTKKVVELAHIHGVSVEAELGRIGGQEDDLIVEDASAAYAIPAECKQLVDETNVDVFAPALGSVHGPYKGEPNLGFKQMEEIMNLVNKPLVLHGGTGIPTKDIQKAISFGTAKINVNTENQISSAKKVREVLAENPDLYDPRKYLGPAREAIKQTVIGKIREFGSSNKA from the coding sequence ATGCCATTAGTATCAATGAAAGAAATGTTAGAAAAAGCAAAAGAGGAACGCTATGCTGTCGGGCAGTTTAACATTAATAATTTAGAGTTCACTCAAGCTATTTTACAAGCGGCCCAAGAAGAGAATTCTCCCGTTATTCTAGGTGTTTCTGAAGGTGCAGCCCGTTATATGGGTGGTTTTAAGCTTATTGTCGGTATAGTGAAAGATTTAATGGAGGAGTATAAAGTTACAGTTCCTGTAGCTATTCACCTTGACCACGGTTCAAGCTTTGAAAAATGCGCGGAAGCTATTCAAGCAGGATTCACATCCGTTATGATTGACGGATCGCATTTCCCTCTAGAAGAGAATATTGCACTTACGAAAAAGGTTGTTGAACTTGCTCATATTCACGGTGTTTCAGTGGAAGCTGAACTAGGCCGTATTGGTGGTCAAGAGGATGACCTTATTGTTGAAGATGCATCTGCAGCTTATGCGATTCCAGCAGAATGTAAACAACTTGTAGATGAAACAAACGTAGACGTATTTGCTCCTGCACTTGGATCTGTTCATGGACCATACAAAGGCGAGCCAAACCTTGGATTCAAGCAAATGGAAGAAATTATGAATTTGGTTAATAAGCCACTTGTTCTTCATGGAGGAACAGGAATTCCAACAAAAGACATTCAAAAAGCTATATCTTTTGGTACGGCTAAAATTAATGTAAATACAGAAAATCAAATTTCATCAGCTAAAAAGGTTCGTGAAGTCTTAGCTGAAAATCCAGATCTTTATGATCCGCGTAAATATCTTGGACCAGCTCGCGAAGCTATCAAGCAAACTGTTATTGGCAAAATTCGCGAATTTGGTTCTTCTAATAAAGCTTAA
- a CDS encoding response regulator: protein MVPHVLIVDDQPGICLLLEEILKQEEIKVSIATDGRKALDMTNKNQYDVILLDYHLPLYNGKQVIKELEKKDYKTSIIVMSGTSRENVEVLSQNPLVKKIISKPFDIQELRNFVLSILPKSS, encoded by the coding sequence ATGGTACCTCACGTTTTAATAGTAGACGATCAACCAGGAATATGTTTGCTGCTTGAGGAGATATTAAAACAAGAGGAAATAAAAGTATCAATAGCTACTGACGGACGTAAAGCTCTTGATATGACTAACAAAAATCAATATGATGTCATCTTATTGGACTACCATTTACCACTTTATAATGGCAAGCAGGTGATCAAAGAATTAGAAAAAAAAGATTACAAAACTTCCATAATTGTCATGTCAGGTACTAGCAGAGAAAACGTGGAAGTCCTTTCACAAAATCCCCTAGTAAAAAAGATAATTTCTAAGCCTTTTGATATTCAAGAATTAAGAAATTTTGTCCTTTCTATTTTACCAAAATCATCCTAA